CAGGGATTCACCGCTGCACAATAATACAGCTCTACTGTTGTGAGTGCAGTGTCCTGAGAGATCACATTGCAGACATGGaagccttttagactttagagatacatggagaacatggataggtaacaattTTTGTCTTTTAGTGAAACAATGTCAAACCCGATTTAGAAATAATCGCAACAGTTCATTCAGAAACTAACAGAGTTAAACACAGTGCAGTGACATGAATAATATTCCTGTTCGTTTTTCATTTAATGCAGTTCATTGTTTATGGCATTCCTTTAAATGTTTTGCTTTAGACTGAAgcgatgcagtgtggaagcaggcccttcggcccaccgagtccgagctgaCCACTGGTCACCTTGTTgaccactatccaacacactggggacaatttacagaagccaattaaccaagaaaacctgcacgtctttggagtatgggaagaaaactgagcacctggagaaaacccatgtggtcacagcgagaatgtacaaataccatgcagacagcacccgtagtcagaaatcgaacctgggtctttggcagcaactgtaccgctgcgccaccgtgcaccctGCCCCCGAGAATGTCTCTGCCTGGTTTCGAACTAGGAACTTTTTTGCATGTTAGGCAAACGTGATAACCTCTACACTACAGAAACTTCTAACTATTGATTCTATCATTACAACCTCACCATCTGCTGCTGGGGGATTAGGAAGGTCATCTTCTAACATTTGGAGATAGTGAGGTTGAAGGGGTGCATTTGGGACACTAGGGGACTGATCAATGGTCTTAGGCAAAGCTAGCCAGCTCTGATCAAGTGCTGGTCATTGTTTGTAAGCTACAAAACCTGTACTTTGCTCCGCACTAGGCATGCCAAAGAGGTGGGAGGCTTGGGGCCGTATTACTGGGGGAGTATTAACTGGCTTGGCAGGGGAATGGGAACCTGCAGGTAGAATCAGAAAGGAGAAAAGCCAAGCTGgggatagttttgtttagtttagattggagatccagcacggaagcaggccctaaggcccactgattccgcactgaccagtagggttgccaactttctcactcccaagtaagggatGTTGACCCTATTACTTCAATAGGGTATCGTCTGACGTGTCGAACAAAAGACTCTAAACCAAGGTTTGGTACAATTTAATCTTTGTTAACACTCGAGTAacttaaacatgcatgcaaacaatTGACTTCTAATGACTTCTCATATACTTTATTATTTCAgcttattattcacaaaatgctggagaaactcagcaggtcaggcagtatctcaggagagaaggaatgggtgacctttcgggtcgagacccttcttcagtttgaagaaggttctcgacccgaaacgtcacccattccttctctcctgagattctgcctgacctgctgagttactccagcattttgtgaataaataccttcgatttgtaccagcatctgcagttattttcttacactaggcagttccttcctaaacatcttgGACTATCTGTCCTGTACCTAGCacgtacatagagtcatagtgtcttacagcatggatacaggctctttggcccaacttgcccacactgaccaacattccacagaaaacaatccatgcttattcaaccACTTCTTCTAGCTAATACgccgctaatccaggcagcatttcggtcctgggcctttctgtcctgggcctcctccactgtcagagtgagtgaggcccaatgtaaattggaggaacagcactggaggagggcagcacggtggtgcagcggtagagttgctgccttacagcacttgcagcaccagagacccgcgtttgatcccgactacgggtgctgtctgtacggagtttgtacgtttttcccgtgactgcgtgggttttctccaagatcttcggtttcctccaacactccaaagacgtaaaggtatgtaggtaaattggcttggtaaatgtaaaataaaattgtccctagtgtgtgtagggtagtgttaatatgtggggatcgctggtcggcgcggatccggtgggccgaaggccctgtttccgtgctgaatctctaaactaaactaaactaaagcacctcatatttagcttgggcatcttccaacccagcggtatgaatattgatttctctaacttcaagtaacccttgctatccctctctctccgtccctctcccatcgtggttctccgactagttccactgtcctgctgattaaatattactgattgtacgtCACATTGcccccttcccctcagctaacaatgaaccattcaacatttccttactcgcctctgctttgatctgtcgttttcacacctacccttccatatctctagactccctctcccctgacactcaatctgaagatgggacccgacccgaaacgtcacccatttcttctctgcagagatgttgcccgtcctgctgagttactccggctgggGGTGAGGGGCAAGGAGTTTGGGCAGCTGTGGGAAAGTGTTCAAAACACAAGGATGCTGGtgggactcagcaggtcgggtagcaCCAGTGGAGAGaacggacagacgacatttcggggctgggccctttttcagactgattgttgtagggTAGAAAAAAAGTTGGAACATAATATAaaaaggatagcaagagtttcttcagttatataaagagcaagaaagaggcaagagtggacatttggaccgctggagaatgatgcaggagaagtgataatggggaataaagaaatggcagaggagttgaataacttttttgcatcagtcttcgcagtggaagacaccagcaatgtgcctgaaattcaagagagacagagggtggcaagttagtggagtggctattactaggtagaaggtgcttgggaagctgaaagggctgaaggtggataagtcacctggaccagatggaatgcatcctagggttctgaaagaggtggctggagagattgtggaggcattgacagcgacatttcaagaatcactagtcaggagtggtcccaaatGGTTGGGAAATTGCCagtattaccccgctgcacaagaagggagcaagccAGAATAGTGGGAACCATAGGCTGGTtcgtctgacttcggtggtgggtaagattctagagtccattataaaggatgcagatacggagtacttagaagttcacaataaaataggccaaagttagcatggctttgtgaaggggaggtcttgcttgacaaatttgctggaattctttgaaggaataaatagcaggacaaacaaaggagagtcagtagatgttgttttcttaagattttcagaaagcctttgataagttgcCACAGATTAAGCTGCGAAAAGGaaaatgagagcccacggtatcaaagggcagatactagcatggacagcatgttggctggatggcagaagacaatgagtggcaataaagggggctttttctggtttctgccagtgactagcggagttccgcaggggtcggtgctggggccgctaccctTCACGTtgtattttaatgatttggacgaggggattgaagtctTCAATAGGAGATAGGTGAAGTCTTCAATaggagataggtgacgtttcagggctgggcctgatggtctgcatcccagagtacttaaggaggtggctctagaaatagtggaagcattggagatcatttttcaatgttctatagattcaggatcagttcctgtggattggaggatagcaaatgttatcccactttttaagaaaggagggagagagaaaacgggtaattatagaccagttagtctgacatcagtggtggggaagatgctggagtcaattataaaagacgaaattgctgagcatttggatagcagtaacgggatcattccgagtcagcatggatttacgaaggggaaatcatgcttgacaaatctactggaattttttgaggatgtaactaggaaaattgacaagggagagtcagtggatgtggtgtacctcgactttcagaaagccttcgacaaggtcccacataggagattagtgggcaaaattagggcacatggtattgggggtagggtactgacatggatagaaaattggttgacagacagaaagcaaagagtggggataaatgggtccctttcggaatggcaggcagtgaccagtggggtaccgcaaggttcggtgctgggaccccagctatttacgatatacattaatgacttagacgaagggattaaaagtaccattagcaaatttgcagatgatactaagttggggggtagtgtgaattgtgaggaagatgcaataaggctgcagggtgacttggacaggttgtgtgagtgggcggatacatggcagatgcagtttaatgtagataagtgtgaggttattcactttggaagtaagaatagaaaggcagattattatctgaatggtgtcaagttaggaggagggggagttcaacgagatctgggtgtcctagtgcatcagtcaatgaaaggaagcatgcaggttcagcaggcagtgaagaaagccaatggaatgttggccttcgtaacaagaggagttgagtataggagcaaagaggtccttctacagttgtaccgggccctggtgagaccgcacctggagtactgtgtgctgttttggtctccaaatttgaggaaggatgttcttgctatggagggcgtgcagcgtaggttcactaggttaattcccggaatggcgggactgtcgtatgttgaaaggctggagcgattgggcttgtatacactggaatttagaaggatgaggggggatcttattgaaacatataagataattaggggattggacacattagaggcagataacatgttcccaatgttgggggagtccagaacaaggggccacagtttgagaataaggggtgggccatttagaacggagatgaggaagaactttttcagtcagagggtggtgaaggtgtggaattctctgcctcagaaggcagtggaggccagttcgttggatgctttcaagagagagctggatagagctcttaaggatagcggagtgagggggtatggggagaaggcaggaacggggtactgattgagagtgatcagccatgatcgcattgaatggcggtgctggctcgaagggctgaatggcctactcctgcacctattgtctattgtctattgagacccttcttcagacactgtatTAAGGTTTCATCTGATTGAGAAGCTTTAAGGGCCAGAACTTCCAAGGGTCCCGGGGGATTTGGAGTGAAAATGACACCCATCATGTATCAGTCTTTGtggctaagtttgcagatgatacgaaaataggtcgaggggcaggacaaagcctgatacATGTCATTTTCACTCCAAATCCCCTGGGACCCTTGGAAGTTCTGGTCCTTAAAGCTTCTCAATCAGTTGAAAAACCTTAatacagtgtctgaagaagggtctcgacccgaaacgtcacctatctccaAAGATGTCGTGAGACCTGCTGAGTCACcctagctttttgtggctatcttcggttgaaaccagcatctgcagtgccttcccacAGATCCAAAGAGCGGTAATTTTCATGTTATTTTTAATCAGTTACATTGCAACAAAGGGAATCAAAGAAATGCATGCAGCATGGTGGGTCAATAGCTGACGTGTCATCTTCAATCCCCTGTGCTGTTGTTATTGTATTTCGGATTCAGGCATCAGAAACGAATCCGAAAGTGAAATAGGGGGTATCACCGAGACCGGCTAACTTTCCAGAAACGAAACTGCAGCTGAGATGACGCTTGTTGAACAACACAACCAGTGAGCACGGAGGGAGGGGCAGTGGCGCTGACGTTTAGAAACTGGAAGAGAAGATAAAGCCAAGGGGAAGCGGCTAGAGGGGGCGGAGAGGATTTGCTAGACGCTGAGAGAGGTGTGTGCATCGAAGCCTGTGTCCCAGCGGAGCAAAGTGGGTTGAGGAGTTTGCCCAGAGCGGAGCTGAGAGACGGCGCGGAGCAAATTCGCTCAGGAAAAGAGACAGAATATTCTGCAATCAGATTCTCATCGACTTCTTGCGCTCCCGACTGGGATTGTGCGGCTTCAATTGGTAAGTTCAAAGTTTTGAACACTGGCAAATTCGCAATTTAAAAGTAAATGACTACCATTCTGCGAATCGGGTGGGGAATGTCGTTACCAGCTGAGGTGAAGATTTAGCAGGTAAATATTGGGATCAAGTGATACTGGGTTAGTGTAGGGCGGTGGAGGAAGAAgggtgggtcttgacccgaaatctcacccatcccctctctccagagagagatgctgcgtgtaccgctgagatactccagcatgttgagtcCATCTGCGGGTTAAATAAATCATCAGCCGTGATATCCCCGATAGTGAagcggcccgaatggcctccctctgcTTGTCTTCCCACATTCTTCTGTTCATGGGTTTTGTGACACCTGTTTGCGCCACTTCAATGGAGACCGTTATCTCCCTGGAATAGCGCATTGAATAATCattaccagcctgaagaagggtctcgacccgaaacctcatctatttattccttttctcgagagatgctgcctgacccgctgatttacactTTCTCCGCGGACGTGCGGAGGATTGGCGCGGAGATATAAAATTGTACACCTAGACCGCAGACCAGAGCAAAGAGCAGACTGCTGGAGGGGctcgaatgtagaaacaaagatctacagacgctggtttacatcgcagatagacacaaagtgctggagtaactcagcgggcggggcagcatctgtggaagttgactTCTCGGGCTTGGGACCATCCttctgccttcacagatgctgcctgaccagccgagttcctccagcagtttgtttttttattgcCATGGAtttactattattgttttttgtttttatgtgtgtgtgtgtgtatatatatatatatataaacacacacacacaattaactTGTTCTTGTTTATTACATTGTTCACGgagtcctgttgtgctgctgcaagaaaaaatgtcattgttttatctgggacatttgacaataaaacattcttgactcttatgAAATCATGCTCTCGTTTCCCGAGAAGCAGCGAAATCGCAGCGTTAAACGAAACCTAGCTCACGAGGGACCTCGTCTGTCAGAAGCCCAGTATTGCAGCTCAGCCGCCCTTGGTgtctcacccagacagttgtgaatctggggaattctctgccaccgaaggcagtggaggccaattcactggatgtgttcaagagagagttagatttagctcttgggactaagggaatcaagggatatggggaaaaagccagaacggggtgctGATGTTTCTAATATCGTGGAATTTAAAGACTGAATTAAACATCTGTGCAAAAATATCAAATTAGAGTCAATAGTGCATAGTGTTTTgtgtgaatgtggaattctctaaaTTTCAAGTGACCTacacattcccctccccctttcatcCACCCTAGTTGTTTAACCTGTTCACAGTTCACCACCTTGTATccgtcttgagatcacaccttccctagccaacaatgggcctaacATCCTGTCTGAGGCCATTTGTTGCCGGTCCTGATttctcctggtcttttctcaccttcaGCTCTTCCCTACCCCTCACCCCTACTTCCAGACGGGCAAGAAGGTATTCATCAACATACCGAGTCTCTCCAATCTTagtttcagtttaaagatacactgcaggaacaggcccttcagcgcaccgagtccgcggcgaccagcgatccctgcacactatcttacccaacacaccagggacaattcacaattaacctacaacccagtACGTCTTTGTATTATGGCGGGAAAATggtgcaactggagaaaacccacgcaggtcactgggagaatgtacaaactctgtacaaacatcacccatagtcgggatcgaacctgggtctctgacatgaaggcagcaactctaccactgtgtcactatgcagtaaaggcattgatgtgctttctttaagaTTGCATCAATGCCTTTGGGCCCAAAACGTTTGTGAAGGATTTAGTAAGAAGTTAACCGAGGTTCAACAGGAGAAATAATTCCTCCCACCTCAAAGTAAAAAAGACGTTGTAATaagtagtttattatcacgtgtactccaGTAATGTGAAATATCCAGTACACGGGACAGTAAACGAAACTAAGTTACTGTGTGGATTTAACAAGTGATTGCATTAATGCAGAGTTGTTGGTTCTAAGTGATATAAAGGATTCTAAACTCTTCTCATTTCTCCACAGTGATTTGGCAAGATGAGACTCCAGTTGAAGTTTTTGACCGGCGACTCTTTGCAACTGGATGTCGACCCTTCCATCCAGGTGTCGGTTCTCAAGGAGAAAATACACAATGCAACTCAGGTGCCTAGATTCCAACAGCGCCTGATGGTGCAAAACGGGCAGCAGGTGGAGCTTCGGGACGACAGCCGGCTGTGTGACTacaacctcccccccgaccccacaATCATGCTGCTGATCAGGAAGGATGAATGCATGCAGATATTCCTCGTCAACGAAAAGGGGAAAACCACGACCTACGACGTGCTGCCTTCTGAGTCCGTGCGGGAGTTTAGAAAGAAAGTACAACGGCAGGAAGGGGTCACGCCCGAACAACAGCGCCTGGTATTTGGCAGCATGGAACTGCAAGATGGCCGGTTGCTCTCCGATTACAACATCAAGACTCACTCCACCATCCACCTCACGTTCCGTCTACGCGGTGGTTAATTCGCGCtcgactgaactaaattaaaactgtTAATTATATTTTCATTGCATTCCTATTTTCTAATGCTTGATTTAAATGAGATGGGTCGATTTGTTCAATGTTTGATATTGTTCACTTTGCTTCTTCATGCTGCCTATCATTTGGTTTTgtctagagttacagcgcggaaacaggcccttcagcctactgagtgtgctgaccaacaatccctgcatgctaatgctatcctacacacactagggacaatttacaattttactgaagccaattaagtaacccacaaacctgtacgtctttggaatgtgggaggaaaccggagcaccaggggaaaacccatgcaggtcatgtggagaacgtacaaactccatacagacagcacccgcagtccggaacaaacccgggtctctggtgctgtaaggctgcaactctaccgctgcaccaccgtgccgctcataatAGCCGCAGTTGAGTGATCATCTCGGATTAATAAAGCCAAAAAAGTTGGTTCATTTGgccaatttcctgccttctcagcTTGGAAAAAAAATGCAATCTGTTTAAATCTGACACATTCCTTCATATCCAACTCTGTGCctttttatagacacaaaatgctggagtaactcagtgggacaggcagcatctctggagagaaagaatgggtgacgtttcgagtcaagacccttcttctgactttggTTCAGAGGTCTGTTCTGTAAACCGTTGTGGTCCAGATAGAATCTGATTCCTGTGAGTTCTCGAACCAAATTGGCTTCTCACTCAGAGGCCAAAGGATAGCTGATCTATCCTCCAATCTATAATGTGAAATATTTCACCATACAGGAACAAAATCACCTAGAAAACATAGAACAACCGTCACCATGCTGAGAAATGCTTCCACACACTCTGCAAATCATTGCTTCAAAATTAAAGTCTTCATGTTAGAGTTCTAAATGCCTTGCAATGTACTGTTGATGTAATATTCAATCTACTGTGCAACTAAAGAATTTCAtattaataaatatatatttgtatgaACACTTGTgcttttgtcacttattccacccatttGCAGGGTCATAAGTTGGGTCGGGGCAGGTAGGCAATTGGCGGAACCAGGTGTGGAGGTATACGATGGACAGATGGAgtcaggtgggagagaggggtgaaggtGGAGTTGGGAGCGGGCGGCCGGTGGGTGATAGGTAGAGTTGAGAGCCGCgtagggtgaggggaagagaaggatgaGGCAGAGGCTGAAAAGGAGACGTGGAGACGCAAGAGGGTGAGGATGTGGGAATATAATAGGCAAGGAAGGTGGTATGTGGAATTAGATAAGGAGTGATGGTGGGCAGATGGAagtgtggggaggggatagagagtggGTGACAAGACAGGGAATCTCGTGGGAGGGGGAATGAAGCTGGGTGAGAGTGCAGAGTGGGAGGAAGGACAACGGAGTGTGGGTGACCCGGAATTGGAAAACTCAATGTTCTGGCCAATAGGTTGTAGACTGAgcaggtggaatgcgaggtgtTACCCTTCCAGTTTGTGTTTTTCTTCACCCTGGCCGTGGAGAGGgtggaggtcagagaggtcggggtggaaatgggaaggcgGATTGAAGTGGTATGCAACGAGAGGTCAGGATGGTCTTTACGGATAAAACGTGGGTGTTCAATGGGCAGAGGGCATGATTGAGGTACTAAATTAAAACTTTGAGTTGCCCGTCGTCATGGAAGACAAACAGATTCTGTGGAGTCAAAGAGGTgttcgatgttttgggtcaagaccttgcaCCAAGACTGAGGGTGTAAGGGCTATAATTCTTAAAGAAGAGGCCGAGAAGGCCAGCTGCAAATTGAGTGGATAAATCACCTGGTCCAACTGGAACATATCTGAGGTTGCtatgaggaaattgcagagacCCTGGTCATACTTTTCCAAACTTCTGTTGGTTGGCATGATGGTTTAacaactggaaaattgcaaatgttacactATTGTTCTAAAAGGGAAATggtggggggcacggtggcgcagctggtagagccattgcctcacagcgccagagacctgggttcgatcctgactgctgtctgtgtagagtttgcacattctccctgtgctcctatttcctcacgcatctcaaagacgtgcgggtttgtaggttgtggaagaaattaatttagagggaaattaatggagaatgaaaagcggagactttgcagatttgcttcgagattttattgcattatatcaaggagagatggcggcagtaaactgcccaccagttctctgacttcacggcagaattagccgacagctaaactgtgcagtaaacaacttttgtttttttgttagatGCTATTCTACgaaaatattctatcaactacatgggtaccaattatttcatcaGTCATAACATACTtcttgtttatgttaatcttattcaacaacaaatGGTTAATATGAGTCAAACACaaaacaagggcatcttgacattattctatctcatcttTAGGTGCCCCGCGGcaccatcccctctccgagccaatcataagccccccatttacagtaacatttctatgctTCAAGTGGTAGGGGGCGTGGGTGgtctactgtaacacactgctgagagaaacaagcttccttatctccactatttcatgtttacatttaccatccacccttcaacacattcccagacaagaggtgATACGTTTAATCCTACTTTGTCAATACccacgaacctcttctgcacctggtcaatgaGAGATGCCtattgtcacatccaagcaccctttcgttaccttgttcaattccaatcttctaatttattcttaattgttaactgtatgtgttgtcatttgtgagcgatgcaccaaggcacattccttgtatatgcacatacttggccaataaacttattcattcattcatcactggaaaatgggactagcttgattTCTCATATAGAATTGATATTagatcaaaggaccgaatgggctATTTCTGTGCTATTGCCATTCCATGATTCTGAGGAGTGTGGTAGTGCAATGATCGATTCATTTTTAAACTCAATGGAAAATTATTTTAACACATATAATGCATCTACTTGTGTtacctccctgaaagtggcaacacatgttgataggagtggtaaagaaggcacccggtatgcttgccttcatcatttggggcattgagtataagagtctggTTGGTGGTGatgttgcagctttgtaggactttagttaggtcacatttggagtgttgtgcgcagtctggtcgctccattgcaggaaggatgtggaagctttggagatggtgcagaagaggtttaccatggTGCTCCCGGAATTACAGGGTATTAGcgataaggagaggttagacaaactcagattgttttctctggagagcgGAGGTGAGGAGGCAACATGaaaaatacaaaattatgagaggcatagataggctagacagtcagaagctttttccaagggtggaaatgtcaaagactagaggccatatgtttaaggtgagaggggcaacatttaaaagagatgtgccaacttggttggcattgacaaggtggagtgaagggcctgtttccatgctgtatagctctatgactttaaGTGGAATTTGACTCAGCATTCAGACACCCAGTAGAACTCTGTTGATCTAGAACGCATTCTGGAAAAGAGACAAATTCAAAAGTGCGTGAAATTTaaagaggaaaacaaaatccgtgaatgcagtggcacagtggtagaactgctgcctcacagtgcctgagatccaggttcgatcctgactaagggggctgtctgtgtggagtttgttcattctctctgtgcgttttctccgggtatgccagtttccttccacatcgcagacgtgcaggtttgtaggttaattggcttctacaaattgcccccagtgtgtagggagtggatgcaaaag
This Rhinoraja longicauda isolate Sanriku21f chromosome 25, sRhiLon1.1, whole genome shotgun sequence DNA region includes the following protein-coding sequences:
- the LOC144606093 gene encoding uncharacterized protein LOC144606093, with protein sequence MRLQLKFLTGDSLQLDVDPSIQVSVLKEKIHNATQVPRFQQRLMVQNGQQVELRDDSRLCDYNLPPDPTIMLLIRKDECMQIFLVNEKGKTTTYDVLPSESVREFRKKVQRQEGVTPEQQRLVFGSMELQDGRLLSDYNIKTHSTIHLTFRLRGG